From a single Lolium rigidum isolate FL_2022 chromosome 7, APGP_CSIRO_Lrig_0.1, whole genome shotgun sequence genomic region:
- the LOC124672298 gene encoding uncharacterized protein LOC124672298: MGKQGRGCSSRYGSERLLYPVQVNGGGHGAADHLADLDEEDVWSVLAPAPAPDSGNGNGRQPEQDRRGGRWTAGGLSMAFEATAATAHHHHRPHVMASSAPVKVPEWPAARFSPSGGGEQQQQQQYYGVSCREEEDEWVAPHEYLQARSGGRGTPAPSVFEGVGRTLKGRDLSRVRDAVWSSTGFFG; the protein is encoded by the coding sequence ATGGGGAAGCAGGGCCGCGGCTGCAGCAGCAGGTATGGGTCGGAACGGCTGCTGTACCCTGTCCAGGTCaacggcggcggccacggcgccgccGATCACCTCGCGGACCTCGACGAGGAGGACGTCTGGTCGGTGCTCGCCCCGGCGCCTGCACCCGACTCCGGCAACGGCAACGGCAGGCAGCCCGAGCAGGACCGTCGCGGCGGCCGGTGGACCGCGGGGGGCCTGTCGATGGCGTTcgaggccaccgccgccacggcgcACCACCATCATCGCCCTCACGTGATGGCCAGCTCGGCGCCGGTGAAGGTGCCCGAGTGGCCGGCCGCCAGGTTCTcgccgagcggcggcggcgagcaacagcagcagcagcagtactACGGCGTGAGCTgccgcgaggaggaggacgagtggGTGGCACCGCACGAGTACCTCCAGGCACGGAGCGGCGGCCGCGGCACGCCGGCGCCGTCGGTCTTCGAAGGCGTGGGGAGGACGCTCAAGGGGCGTGACCTCAGCCGGGTGCGCGACGCCGTCTGGAGCAGCACCGGCTTCTTCGGCTAG
- the LOC124678453 gene encoding RNA-binding protein L-like encodes MAPSSSSNWAMAPPYHYHGPPPQKEQAAPAAEDETGAGSVGFGPRSLWIGGLLDWMDENYLYSCFTRSPELVSVVIKRNKETRQSEGYGFLNFADHVTADQILHSYNGQRMPNADRDFRLNWVMHTAPEKPASAKPAEDDHAIYVGGLAYDVTDFMLHNVFKNRYPSVTKATVIRDGFVGPSKGYGFVVFGDVNERRQAMTEMDGAYCSTRPMRIRAATGSRTQGTDSDGNWDNKRLFVRGLDLSVTAEDLKKAFSPYGEITNTMLIEGKCCGFITYTSRASAEEALRILDGSQLGDNTMRIFWARPPSNKKDEVNDEYHGHPQGLGPDNGYCPGDPNMHGYKGHGGNAYNQHKQPQQTPVQ; translated from the exons ATGGCTccatcgtcgtcgtcgaactGGGCCATGGCTCCGCCCTACCACTACCACGGCCCGCCGCCACAGAAGGAGCAGGCGGCGCCGGCCGCGGAGGACGAAACCGGAGCCGGGTCCGTCGGATTCGGGCCGAGGTCACTCTGGATCGGCGGGCTTCTCGACTGGATGGACGAGAACTACCTCTACAGCTGCTTCACCCGCTCGCCCGAG CTCGTGTCGGTAGTGATAAAGCGCAACAAGGAGACCAGGCAATCAGAGGGCTATGGTTTTCTCAACTTTGCGGACCATGTTACCGCTGATCAAATCCTCCACAGCTACAATGGCCAGAGGATGCCTAATGCTGACAGGGATTTCAGGCTCAACTGGGTCATGCACACTGCTCCAGAGAAGCCTGCTAGTGCTAAGCCTGCTGAAGACGATCATGCCATATATGTTGGGGGATTGGCCTACGATGTTACAGACTTCATGCTGCACAATGTGTTCAAGAATCGCTATCCATCAGTTACCAAGGCAACTGTTATTCGGGACGGTTTTGTTGGACCCTCAAAAGGCTATGGGTTTGTTGTGTTCGGAGATGTTAATGAACGCAGACAAGCGATGACCGAAATGGATGGAGCCTACTGTTCTACCAGGCCTATGCGTATCAGAGCTGCTACTG GTTCTCGTACGCAAGGGACGGATTCTGATGGCAATTGGGACAATAAAAGG CTATTTGTTCGTGGTCTTGATTTAAGCGTGACTGCTGAGGATCTAAAGAAAGCCTTTAGTCCTTATGGAGAGATTACTAATACCATGCTAATAGAGGGGAAATGCTGTGGCTTCATCACATATACGAGCAG GGCGTCAGCTGAGGAGGCTCTAAGAATTCTAGATGGAAGCCAGCTGGGAGATAACACCATGAGGATTTTCTGGGCTCGCcctccttctaacaagaag GATGAAGTGAATGATGAGTACCATGGACATCCCCAAGGTTTGGGTCCTGATAATGGTTACTGTCCTGGGGATCCTAACATGCATGGTTACAAAGGCCATGGAGGGAATGCATATAACCAACATAAGCAACCACAACAGACCCCAGTACAG TGA